A DNA window from Ovis aries strain OAR_USU_Benz2616 breed Rambouillet chromosome 7, ARS-UI_Ramb_v3.0, whole genome shotgun sequence contains the following coding sequences:
- the LCTL gene encoding lactase-like protein isoform X1: MCFLRYGRGPGAMKPVRVVTLCWVLLLVSRLGATRKESPEEASFYYGNFPLGFSWGVGSSAFQTEGAWDQHGKGPSIWDTFTHSRKGNVLGDETADVACNSYYKVQEDVALLRELHVSHYRFSLSWPRLLPTGIRADGVNRKGIQFYSDFIDALLKSNITPIVTLHHWDLPQLLQAKFGGWQNVSMANYFSDYANLCFEAFGDRVKHWVTFSDPRTMAEEGYETGHHAPGLKLQGTGLYKAAHHVIKAHAQVWHAYNDTWRSQQQGLVGISLNCDWGEPVDLSNPKDIEAAERYLQFCLGWFANPIYAGDYPQVMKDHIGRKSAEQGLEMSRLPMFSLQEKSYIKGTSDFLGLGHFTTRYITERNYPSGQGPSYQNDRDLVELVDPNWPDLGSKWLYSVPWGFRRLLNFAQTQYGNPLIYVTENGASQKLHCTQLCDEWRIRYLKGYTNEMLKAIKDGANVKGYTSWSLLDKFEWERGYSDRYGFYYIDFNKKNRPRYPKASVEYYKRIITANGFPNTREVESWYFKALEICSINNQMLAAEPLLSYMQIVTEIVVPTVCTLCILIAAVLLMLLLRSLS; the protein is encoded by the exons ATGTGCTTTCTCAGGTATGGGCGAGGGCCGGGTGCCATGAAGCCAGTGCGGGTTGTTACTCTTTGCTGGGTGCTACTGCTGGTGTCCAGGCTGGGGGCCACCAGGAAGGAATCCCCAGAAGAGGCCTCCTTCTACTATGGAAACTTCCCACTTG GCTTCTCCTGGGGTGTGGGCAGTTCCGCCTTCCAGACTGAGGGCGCCTGGGACCAGCATGGGAAAGGGCCCAGCATCTGGGACACCTTCACGCACAGCAGGAAGGGGAACGTGCTCGGGGACGAGACAGCAGACGTGGCCTGCAACAGCTACTACAAGGTCCAA GAGGATGTCGCTCTGCTGAGGGAGCTGCATGTCAGCCACTACCGCTTCTCCCTCTCCTGGCCCCGGCTCCTGCCCACGGGCATCCGAG CTGACGGGGTGAACAGAAAGGGAATCCAGTTCTACAGTGACTTCATCGATGCCCTTCTGAAGAGCAACATAACCCCCATCGTGACCTTGCACCACTGGGATCTCCCACAG CTCCTCCAGGCCAAGTTCGGCGGGTGGCAGAACGTGAGCATGGCCAACTACTTCAGTGATTATGCCAACCTGTGCTTTGAGGCTTTTGGGGACCGTGTGAAACACTGGGTTACTTTCAGTGATCCTCGG ACAATGGCAGAAGAGGGCTACGAGACAGGCCACCACGCACCTGGCCTGAAGCTCCAGGGCACGGGCCTGTACAAGGCGGCACATCATGTCATTAAG GCCCATGCCCAGGTCTGGCACGCCTACAACGACACGTGGCGCAGCCAGCAGCAAG gTCTGGTGGGGATTTCATTAAACTGCGACTGGGGGGAACCTGTGGACCTCAGTAACCCCAAGGACATAGAGGCTGCCGAGAGATACCTACAGTTCTGCCTGGGCTGGTTTGCCAACCCCATTTACGCCGGAGACTACCCCCAAGTCATGAAGGACCATATCG GAAGAAAGAGTGCAGAGCAAGGCCTGGAAATGTCAAGGTTGCCAATGTTCTCACTCCAGGAGAAGAGCTACATTAAAGGCACATCTGACTTCTTGGGCTTAGGCCATTTTACGACTCGGTACATCACGGAAAGAAACTATCCTTCTGGCCAGGGGCCCAGCTACCAGAATGATCGTGACTTAGTAGAACTGGTTGACCCGAACTGGCCTGACCTGGGATCTAAATGGCTATATTCTGTGCCATGGGGATTTCGGAGGCTTCTCAACTTTGCTCAG ACTCAGTACGGCAATCCACTCATATATGTGACAGAAAATGGAGCGTCTCAAAAATTACACTGTACCCAATTGTGTGATGAGTGGAGAATTCGATATCTTAAAGGATACACAAACGAAATGCTAAAAG CTATCAAAGATGGTGCTAATGTAAAAGGGTATACTTCCTGGTCTCTGTTGGATAAGTTTGAATGGGAGAGAGGATACTCAGACAGATATGGATTCTACTATATTGATTTCAACAAGAAAAACAGGCCGCGCTATCCAAAGGCTTCAGTTGAATATTACAAGAGGATTATCACTGCCAATGGGTTTCCCAATACGAGAGAG GTGGAAAGTTGGTACTTCAAAGCCTTGGAAATTTGCTCTATCAACAACCAGATGCTTGCTGCAG AGCCTTTGCTAAGTTACATGCAGATTGTGACGGAGATCGTGGTACCGACAGTCTGCACCCTCTGTATACTAATCGCTGCAGTTCTCCTGATGCTTCTCCTGCGGAGTCTGAGCTGA
- the LCTL gene encoding lactase-like protein isoform X2, which produces MANYFSDYANLCFEAFGDRVKHWVTFSDPRTMAEEGYETGHHAPGLKLQGTGLYKAAHHVIKAHAQVWHAYNDTWRSQQQGLVGISLNCDWGEPVDLSNPKDIEAAERYLQFCLGWFANPIYAGDYPQVMKDHIGRKSAEQGLEMSRLPMFSLQEKSYIKGTSDFLGLGHFTTRYITERNYPSGQGPSYQNDRDLVELVDPNWPDLGSKWLYSVPWGFRRLLNFAQTQYGNPLIYVTENGASQKLHCTQLCDEWRIRYLKGYTNEMLKEPLLSYMQIVTEIVVPTVCTLCILIAAVLLMLLLRSLS; this is translated from the exons ATGGCCAACTACTTCAGTGATTATGCCAACCTGTGCTTTGAGGCTTTTGGGGACCGTGTGAAACACTGGGTTACTTTCAGTGATCCTCGG ACAATGGCAGAAGAGGGCTACGAGACAGGCCACCACGCACCTGGCCTGAAGCTCCAGGGCACGGGCCTGTACAAGGCGGCACATCATGTCATTAAG GCCCATGCCCAGGTCTGGCACGCCTACAACGACACGTGGCGCAGCCAGCAGCAAG gTCTGGTGGGGATTTCATTAAACTGCGACTGGGGGGAACCTGTGGACCTCAGTAACCCCAAGGACATAGAGGCTGCCGAGAGATACCTACAGTTCTGCCTGGGCTGGTTTGCCAACCCCATTTACGCCGGAGACTACCCCCAAGTCATGAAGGACCATATCG GAAGAAAGAGTGCAGAGCAAGGCCTGGAAATGTCAAGGTTGCCAATGTTCTCACTCCAGGAGAAGAGCTACATTAAAGGCACATCTGACTTCTTGGGCTTAGGCCATTTTACGACTCGGTACATCACGGAAAGAAACTATCCTTCTGGCCAGGGGCCCAGCTACCAGAATGATCGTGACTTAGTAGAACTGGTTGACCCGAACTGGCCTGACCTGGGATCTAAATGGCTATATTCTGTGCCATGGGGATTTCGGAGGCTTCTCAACTTTGCTCAG ACTCAGTACGGCAATCCACTCATATATGTGACAGAAAATGGAGCGTCTCAAAAATTACACTGTACCCAATTGTGTGATGAGTGGAGAATTCGATATCTTAAAGGATACACAAACGAAATGCTAAAAG AGCCTTTGCTAAGTTACATGCAGATTGTGACGGAGATCGTGGTACCGACAGTCTGCACCCTCTGTATACTAATCGCTGCAGTTCTCCTGATGCTTCTCCTGCGGAGTCTGAGCTGA